In Microbaculum marinisediminis, the genomic stretch CTTCAGGGGAATAGCGCTTTCTCGGCATTCTCAGCTCCAGTTTTGGAGCCGAACTCTAACTTAGACCAATGGCCACTTTCCGGGGAGCAGACCAGCTGGCACGAGGCCCCGCGCCGGGAAATCTATTCTCGGATGCCAAAGCCACACTGGGTGAAGCGGTAGCCCGCTTGCTTGTTGCCGGTCTTTGGAACTCTCCGCAACGCGGACAAAACGCAGGGCCTAGCGCTACTAGTTGGCCGCGTATCTGAGGGAGCTTCATAGCCAACGAAAACTCAATGCGGCAGATATCTGCAGAGCTTTGAAAGCTGGTAGACAAGTCCCGCTCTTGCGAACCGCCGTCGCACGGCATCCGAGACAGAACGCCCTTTTTACGGACACTATGCGGACACAATAAAAAAGGCTCAACCCGCATATGGGTTAAGCCCTTGATAAGATTGGTTGCGGGGGCAGGATTTGAACCTGCGACCTTCAGGTTATGAGCCTGACGAGCTACCGGGCTGCTCCACCCCGCGACAGGGACGAGCCGGACGTTTGACCGGATCGTTGTCTGAGAACGACCGCGACCGGCCGTGGCGCTTATGTAGCAATCCCATCGGCGAATTGCAAACCCCCGTGACACTTTGATCAAACCGGGGGTGGATAAATCGCGAAAGCCTCGATTTGCCGCGGTTTTCCCGACACAATCACGTCATAGAATGCATCGATACGACTGGCGCCCTGCGAAAATAATTGGGGGAGACAAAGACCTTGCGGGTGTTGGAACTCTACACATGCGCTGGCGACCCGTGGCCTCGATCGAGCGCCGATGCGGTGTCGGTCGCCTCGAGACAACCACGGCGGGCCGGGCGTTGAAGGCCAAAGTCGACGTCGCGCGCGCGGTCGGCAAGGACGTCCGCAGCGTCATGGACGAGTTGCTCAAGGATGCCGTCGCCCGGCTGTCCTCCAGGAAGGGCAACATCCATGAGGCGGTGCACGACGCCCGCAAGAACCTCAAGGCGTTCCGCAGCTACCTGCGCCTCCTGCGTTCGCTCATCGGCGAGGATTACCGCGCCTTGAACGTCCAGGCCCGCGATGCGGCCCGCACCCTGTCCGGCGCGCGCGACAGCGTGGCGCTGCACGACGCCATCGACCAGGTGGAAGCGTACTTCGCTCATCGGCGCAAACGGCCGAATATCGCGGTTCTCCGCAAGGCCGCCGATGCGGAACGGCGCCAAGCCGCCAGCGACGCCGTCATCCGCGCGGCGTCGCGCGACGTCGCCAAATTGCTCGGGCCGTGCCGCGAGACAGTCCGCGCCTGGACGTTGCCCGACGACGCCGATCCCTATGTCGACGGACTGACCACGACATACAAGACCGCGCGCCGACGGCTGCAGCTTGGTCTCGACACCCGCCTGCCCGTCGATCTGCACGAGGCGCGCAAGCGGGTCATCCACTGGCGATACCAGATGGATCTGTTCTCCAGCCTGTGGCCGCGCGTCCTGAAAGCGACGGTGCGCGAGCTGCAGGACCTGCGCGAGGATCTCGGCCAGCACAACGACCTGGTTCTATTGGAATCGCGCATCCGCGCCGCGGAGGGCGGTTTCGAAGGCCTGGAGACCCCGGAGCCGTTCCTGGACTCGATCACAGTCCTGCGCGCCCGCCGGGTCCATCGGGCCTGCTATCGTCGGGCCCTGCTCTTTTGCGATCCCCCCTCGCTCGTCTCGGACCATCTGACAACGTGGTGGACGGCCGCGCGGACCCGCAGGGACGCGCCGTGACGGCGCCGCGCGGGTTCAACCGCCCATCGGGACCAGGAGCTATCGTTACGGCAGATTCGTCGCTACGCTCGTGTGCCGCGTGCGAAAGGACCGCCGATGATCGACCGTATCCCGCCTGCCCTCGTCCCGGGGGCCCGCGTTCTCCTGCTTGCCCTGGCGTGCCTTGGCCTTTCGTCCGGGGCCCGCGCCGATTCTTCACTCACCTGGGACTGGATCCTGAGCGGTCGCCTGCCGTCGCCGCCGCCAGCGGTCGACTATCTCGATACCGACGCGTTCGACACGCCGGCGGATTTCGTCGCCGCGGCGAAGGCAAACGGGACGACGACGATCTGCTACATCTCCGCGGGCACGCTTGAAAACTGGCGGCCGGATCGCGGGGCGTTCCGGAAGCTCGATCGCCAGCAGCGCCGCAGGGGCAATCCCCCCATCATCGGCAGGAAGTACCCAGACTGGCCGGGCGAGCGCTGGCTGAATTTCGCCCGCCACAAGGTGTTCCTGCCGCTGATGGTCAAGCGCATGAAGCGCTGCCGGTCCAAGGGCTTCGACATGATCGAGTTCGACAATCTCGACGGCTATGCCAACCGTACCGGGTTCAAGATCCGCAAGCGTCATGCGGTCCGCTATGCGCGCGCCCTTGCCCGCAAGGCCAAGCGTGTCGGCCTCGTACCGATCCAAAAGAACGCAACCGAACTTGCCAGCAGGCTACAGCGCCATTTCGGCGCCCTGCTTCTGGAAGATTGCGCGCTGTATGATTTCTGCGGCGACGCGGCCGTCTATCGCGCCGCCGGCAAGCCGGTCTTCGACGCCGAATACCCCGAAGCCTGGTCGGACGAGGGAATGCCGTTCGACCTGGACGCGGTCTGCGCCACGACGGACGCGGCCGACATCTCGCTGATCGTCAAGTCCCTCGATCTCAACAAGAGCGTCCAACGATGCCCCTAGGCGCCGCGAGCCTCGGCCGTGCGCCCTGGAACGGTGGGTCCTAGAGCCGTCCCATCTCGAATTCCTCGCAGGACATGCCGAGCATCGACAGGCCCTCTTCGAGGTGGTCCGGCAGCAGCGGCATGCCGAGCAGGTAGGACGCGGTCCGGTTGTTGTGGGCGCCGGCGGCCTCGTCGCGCAATTCGGCCCAATCGGCCACCGTGTAGTCGCCGCGCCCGAGCCAGGCGAGCGTGACCAGATCGACCTGCTCGTCGACGTCGAGCGCGTCGATCGTCTGCGTGATCTCCTGGACGCTCGGGTCGTCGCCGTGGTCCTCGAGCACCGAGATCATGTGGTCGTCGGCGGCATTAGATCCCGGATCGGGTTCGCTGACCTGATCCTTCGCGTCGAACTCGCGCGCCTTCACGATCAGGAAACAGACGGTTTCCGCCGAGATCGACAGTTCTGGCATCGAAGCTGGATCAGGGGCCATGGCGGGCACTCCGGATTGGGGGTGGTCGTTATCGCCGACCGCCAGGGTTCGATACACCAATCCATGCCAGCCGCCTTGCGGGAGGTCAATCGAGGCGATGCCTTCAAGTGCGACTTGAGGACGGACTACCTGATCGCTCCGCGACACCGGTCCGGCGTCGATGAGGGGCGACTTGCCGCGGCGCGCATCAAGTGCGAAGGACCAGGCCCCCTTCCGGCGCCGGCCGTTATCCATGAAGCCGCAGATTCGACCAGATGGTGAAAAAACGCCACCCTGACGGCCTCCGGCCACCGATGAACGGCGGAAATGGCTCTTAGTTTCGCGCCTGCACACTCAGATCGCGAATGACAACAATGGGGCCGCATTTTATTTAATATTGATATTGTGAATACCTAAATGCCGCCCAAGAGAATATTAATAATACCAATGCACGATCCAGCCCAGCAAGACAAACAAGACGTCCTGGGGGAATGGATGGAGTCTTCTACCGGCATCGCGTTTCTCGATTTCACCGAAAAAGACCGCAAGTGGCTGCATGAAGCGTATGACGTCGTTGGACCGCGGCTCGATACCATCCTCGACGAATTTTACAGCGCCCTCGACAAAATCGGCTCCGGACCGGAAGCCTATGGCGTGCGGCGCGAAGACCTGAAGAAGCGGCAGAAAGGCCACTGGCACCAGATGTTCCAGGGCAATTTCGACGAGTGCTACGAGAACACGGCGCGCCGGATTGCCATCCGGCACCTGGAAATCGGCCTGCCGCAAGACCTCTACGTCCTGTCCTATCTGAAGATCCTGTCGCTCCTGAGCGGCGCGATCTGCGGTATCCCGGGCGAAGATCGGGCGCATTCGGCCGAGATGGTCGAGGCGGTAACGAAAGCGATCGCCATCGACATGATGCATGCGATGGCGCCCTACAGCGCCGAGGTCCTGTAGTGCCTTAGCCCTTCGAGTCCCGGGCGATCATCTCTGCGCCCTTCTCGGCGATCATCATCGTCGGCGAATTGGTATTGCCCGATGTGATACGGGGCATCGCCGAAGCGTCGATAACGCGCAGGCCCGCGACGCCGCGCACCCGCAGGCGCTCGTCGAGAACCGCCATCGGGTCGGTGTCGACACCCATCTTGGCGGTGCCGACCGGATGGAAGATCGTGGTGCCGAGATCGCCGGCGGCGGTGACCAGATCCTCGTCGGCCTCGACATGGGCGCCGGGCTTGTATTCCTCCGGGCTATATGGCCGCAGCGCCGGCTGCGCGACGATCCTGCGGGCCATGCGCAATCCGTCGACGGCGACACGCCGGTCCTCGTCGGTCGACAGATAGTTCGGCCGGATGTCGGGGGCGGCACCCTCCCCGCCCCGCTTCAGATGGACGCTGCCGCGGCTCGACGGGCGCAGGTTGCAGACGCTCGCGGTGAAGGCGGGGAACGGGTGCAATCCCTCGCCCCAGGCATCCAGCGACAGCGGCTGGAAGTGGAACTCGATATTGGCGGTGGCGTAGTCGGGCGACGATCTGGTGAAGGCGCCCATCTGCGAGGGTGCCATCGTCAGCGGCCCCTTGCGGCGCAGAGCGTAGTCGAGCGCCATCAGCCCGCGCCGGACCGGATTGGCGTAGATGTCGTTCAGGGTCTCGATGCCACGCACCTTGTAGATCGGCCGGATCTGAAGGTGATCCTGCAGGTTCTCGCCCACCCCGGGCAGATGGTGGACCGGCGCGATGCCCTGCGCCTTCAGCCGATCGCCATCGCCTATACCCGAAGACTCCAGGATCACCGGCGAGGCGACCGCGCCCGCCGACAGGATCACCTCCCCGTCGGCGCGGGCGACCAGGCGCCTGCCGTCCTTCACGAACGTGACCCCGACCGCCGTCCTGCCCCCGAACAGCACGCGGTCGACCGTCACCCCCGTTTCCAGCCGCAGGTTCTGGCGCTTGAGGACCGGCTTGAGAAAGCCGCGGGCCGCGCTCCAGCGCCGGCCCGTCTTCTGGTTCACATGGAAATAGGCGCAGCCCTCGTTGTCACCCGAATTGAAGTCGTCGACCTTTGCGATCCCAGCCTGTTCCGCCGCGTCCCGGATCCGGTCCAGGATTTCCCAGTGCACCCGCGGATGCTCGACACGCCATTCGCCGCCGGACCGATGCATGCCGTTGGGCGGATCGACATGGTCCTCGTGCTTCAGGAAATAGGGAAGCACATCGTCCCAGCCCCAGCCGGTCAGCCCCAGCTGGCGCCAGCCGTCGTAGTCAGCCGACTGTCCACGCATATAGATCATCGCGTTGATCGCCGAACAGCCGCCGATCACCTTGCCGCGCGGATAGGCCAGCGAGCGGGCGTTGAGGCCGGGCTCCTCGGCGGTCCGGAACATCCAGTCGGAGCGCGGATTGCCGATGGCGAACAGGTAGCCGACGGGGATATGGAACCAGATCCAGTTGTCGAGTCCGCCGCCCTCGAGCACCAGAACGCGGTTGCGCGGATCGGCGGACAGGCGATTGGCCAGCACGCAGCCGGCGGACCCGGCACCGACGATGATGTAATCGAAGGTGCCGATGGACGACGCACTCGATGGGTCAACGGGCAATTCGGGAGTCTCCTTGCTGTACTCCGGAAACCGGCGACTGCTGTTCCTCCCGACTATATTGCCCGAAATCGCCCTGTGAAGCGTTGTCGCGGGCCGGCGGGGTCGGGTAAAGGTGCGTTGCACTTCACTCCCGTGTCAGAAAATCCGGACGGATGCTGCATGCCATTGCCGAAATCCTTCGAGGGGCGCCTCGCCGTCCCCGCCATCGCCGCGCCGATGTTTCTGGTTTCCGGCCCCGACCTCGTGGTCGAGACCTGCCGGGCAGGGATCGTCGGAACCTTTCCGGCGCTCAACCAGCGCACCAGCGAAGGTTACGCGGACTGGCTCAGAGTGATCGAGGAGCGGCTGGCAACGGCGGATTGCGGCGACCGGCCGGGCCCGGCCCCCTACGGCGTGAACCTGATCGTCCACCGATCGAACACGCGGGTGGAAGCGGATCTGAAGATCACCGTCGAGCACAAGGTGCCGCTGGTGATCACCTCGCTCGGGGCGGTACGCGACGTGGTCGACGCGGTCCACGCGTATGGCGGTCTCGTGTTCCACGACGTCATCAATCTGCGCCACGCCGAGAAGGCGGCGGAGGCCGGCGTCGACGGTATCATCGCGGTGTGCGCGGGGGCCGGCGGCCACGCGGGGACGATGAGCCCCTTCGCCCTGGTGCCGGAGATCAAGCGCATGTTCGACGGCACGGTGATCCTGTCCGGCGCCCTGTCGACAGGCGCCCATGTCGCCGCCGCGCGCATGATCGGCGCGGACATGGGCTATTTCGGCACGCGCTTCATCGCGACGAAGGAGAGCATGGCGCCCGAGGTCTACCAGCAGATGCTGCTGGACGCCCGCGCCGCCGACATCGTCTACACGCCGTCGATCAGCGGTGTGAACGCCAACTTCCTGCGCCCGAGCATAGAGGCGGCCGGGCTCGATCCCGACAACCTGCCGCCGCCCGGCGAAATCGAGGTCGGCCAGCACGAGTTCCGGGCCTGGAAGAACATCTGGTCGGCCGGCCAGGGCGTGGGGCTGATCCACGACATTCCCTCGGCCGCCGATCTGTGCGCACAGCTTGCCAGCGACTACCGGGAGGCAATGGGCCGGACCGGCTAGCCGGACGCCCTGCCCCGGACCAGCAGTCCTTTCCCCCTTCGCAGCCCGGCGCCGGTTCCGGCTTTTGCGGGAAAGCGCGATAAAGGCGCGGACGTGCACCCCGCACTCAGGGCTCGGGCCAGCTCACCACGCGCCGGTAGAGGTGCCAGGTAGCATGGCCGAGGACGGGAAGGACGATGATCAGGCCGAGCAAGGCCGGCAGGATTGCGAGAAAGGTCAGCACCCCGACGATCATGCCATAGGACAGCATCGGCAGCGGGTTGGCGCGAACCGCCTTCCAGCTGGTGACGATGGCTGTGACGAAGTCGGTGTCGCGATCGAGGAGCAGCGGATAGCCGACCACGGTCGTCGTGAACACGAGCACCGCGAAAACCGCCCCGATAGCGTTGCCGATCACGAGGAAGAGCAGACCGTGCGGCGTGGTCAGCGCCTCGGTGACGAGACTCACCAGATCGAACCGGCGCAGGCCGAAGAAACCGAGATAGATCGCGGCGGCCACGTCGATCCAGATGAAGAACACGAACAGGTTGAGCATCGGCATCCAGCCGAGGCTGCGCCCCCCCGCCCCCGTGACGACACCGAAGACCCGGCCGAGCGATCGCGGCTCGCCCGTCTCCAGCCGACGACTGACCTCGTAGAGCGCGATCGCGGCGAAAGGGCCCAGAAGCGCAAAGCCTGCCGCCATAGGATAGGTCAGGTAGAACAGCCCGGCCCAACTGGTGAGCAGATAGATCACCATTCCGCCGACAGCGTAGAACGCACCGATGGCAATGCCGCAGGCGGGCGCCCGCTGCAGGTCGCGCAGTCCATCGCCGAGCGATGCCCCGACATCGGCAAGGGTTATTGTGTTGATGGTCGGCACGGCCTTGCGTGCCGTCGCCACATCGCCCGCTTCCGCGGGCTCGGCTGCCACGTAAGCCAACCCCTCGTTCCCTCCTGTGGTTTCCTCCGGGTGCGGCGATCATTGCCGTCGCCAATCGTCACCCGAACGCTATTCTGCATCGGGATCCGCACGAGGCCAAGGTGCGCCCCGCTGTTTCCGTTTCGGGCCAATTTGCAACACAACGCCGTGAAGCATTCCGATCGCCGCCAACGATCCTTGCTTTCGCCACACCCCGCTTATATGCAGCGCAACATGAATGGATTTTCCGGTCTTCTTCTCATGGGCCTCGCGCTACTGTTCGCAGCCCTCCCGGCACACGCCGGCGCCGCCGCCATCTCCCTGGCGACGGAAGCCGGAGGCGTGCCCGTCCTGCATCGGACGGGCGCGAAGCCGGCATCTGCGAAGAAGCACGCCAAGACCCGCTGCACGCGTGCCCTGACGGGCCTCGCCCCTGGTCCGTGCAGCATCGGGTTCGCGGTGCTGATCCCCGTACCGGAAGCCTGGACGTCAAAACCGTCGTTGCGCACCACCATGTCCCTGGGACGCTGGTGCAAGTCCTTCCGGCCGACGGGCCTTCTCGACCCACCCAGATTGGTCTGATCCCCAAGCCCGCAACGCTCTCGTTGCAACTTCCATCCGATCAGACAGGAGTACATCATGTTGACACGTCGCAGCCTGCTCAGGGCTGGCGGGGTCATGGCGGCAACGGGCCTTTCCGGCGGGCTTGCCGGCTGCATGACCCCTACCGCGGATTCCGCAGCTTCTCTCAGTCCCATCGCCCCGACGATGCCGCTCTACTATGCCGCGGTGAACGACGAACAGTTTCCGATCGAGGCCGTTCCGGCCAACGTCGTCCCGAAGCGCTACTGGCGCCAGCGGGTTCCCGATCCGACCGGTGAAGCACCGGGCACCATCGTCGTCGATCCGGACGCGTTCTATCTGCATTTCGTCGAGCCGAGCGGCACGGCGATGCGCTACGGCATCGGCGTCGGCAAGGCGGGGTTCGAGTGGGCCGGCGAGGCCAAGGTCCAGTACAAGCGGCGCTGGCCGAAATGGACGCCCCCCGCCGAGATGATCGCGCGCGAGCCCGAGCTCGAGCAGTATTCCGCTGCGAACGGCAGCTATCCGCCCGGGCCGACGAATCCGCTGGGCGCCCGTGCGCTCTATCTGTTCCAGAACGGCGAGGACACGCTCTACCGGATCCACGGCTCGCCGGAAGCGTGGACCATCGGCAAGGCGGTCTCGTCGGGATGCATCCGGCTGCTCAACCAGGACATCATCGACCTCCACGACCGCGTGCCGAACGGCGCGCGCGTGGTCGTACGGACCTCGCAGACGCCGGGCGCGCTGGCATGAAAAACGGCCGGGGGGAACACCGCCCGGCCGTCTCATTCGTTGGCAAAGCCGCGAGTGCCTAGGCGTTCGCGGCGCGCTGCTGCAGCTTTTCCGAGAAGGCCAGCAGGAAGGCCAGGCTCTTCTGCGCCTCGGGCTTCGACAGCATCGAGACGGTTGCGAGCATGCCCCCTTTCGCCGGCTTGCGGGCAGCCTCTTCGGCCGCCTCCTCCAGTGCCTCACGGGTGTTCTCGGCCAGCGTTCCCATCGCCTCGTTGCCGACGGTGTTGATCATCTGCTCGAAGAACATGAACATCCGCTCGACGATATTGTCGGTCGAGGCGTTCCGGGCAGCGTGCATCAACAGCACGAGCTCGAACAGGGTGTCGAGGGCCCCGACCTTGTGCAGCTCGGTGAGCCGGTCGAGTAGGCCGTGAACGGCCTCGCTTGTCTGCTCGTCGTTGA encodes the following:
- a CDS encoding CHAD domain-containing protein, with protein sequence MRWRPVASIERRCGVGRLETTTAGRALKAKVDVARAVGKDVRSVMDELLKDAVARLSSRKGNIHEAVHDARKNLKAFRSYLRLLRSLIGEDYRALNVQARDAARTLSGARDSVALHDAIDQVEAYFAHRRKRPNIAVLRKAADAERRQAASDAVIRAASRDVAKLLGPCRETVRAWTLPDDADPYVDGLTTTYKTARRRLQLGLDTRLPVDLHEARKRVIHWRYQMDLFSSLWPRVLKATVRELQDLREDLGQHNDLVLLESRIRAAEGGFEGLETPEPFLDSITVLRARRVHRACYRRALLFCDPPSLVSDHLTTWWTAARTRRDAP
- a CDS encoding endo alpha-1,4 polygalactosaminidase encodes the protein MIDRIPPALVPGARVLLLALACLGLSSGARADSSLTWDWILSGRLPSPPPAVDYLDTDAFDTPADFVAAAKANGTTTICYISAGTLENWRPDRGAFRKLDRQQRRRGNPPIIGRKYPDWPGERWLNFARHKVFLPLMVKRMKRCRSKGFDMIEFDNLDGYANRTGFKIRKRHAVRYARALARKAKRVGLVPIQKNATELASRLQRHFGALLLEDCALYDFCGDAAVYRAAGKPVFDAEYPEAWSDEGMPFDLDAVCATTDAADISLIVKSLDLNKSVQRCP
- a CDS encoding DUF3775 domain-containing protein, with the translated sequence MAPDPASMPELSISAETVCFLIVKAREFDAKDQVSEPDPGSNAADDHMISVLEDHGDDPSVQEITQTIDALDVDEQVDLVTLAWLGRGDYTVADWAELRDEAAGAHNNRTASYLLGMPLLPDHLEEGLSMLGMSCEEFEMGRL
- a CDS encoding protoglobin domain-containing protein, whose product is MESSTGIAFLDFTEKDRKWLHEAYDVVGPRLDTILDEFYSALDKIGSGPEAYGVRREDLKKRQKGHWHQMFQGNFDECYENTARRIAIRHLEIGLPQDLYVLSYLKILSLLSGAICGIPGEDRAHSAEMVEAVTKAIAIDMMHAMAPYSAEVL
- a CDS encoding GMC family oxidoreductase, with the translated sequence MPVDPSSASSIGTFDYIIVGAGSAGCVLANRLSADPRNRVLVLEGGGLDNWIWFHIPVGYLFAIGNPRSDWMFRTAEEPGLNARSLAYPRGKVIGGCSAINAMIYMRGQSADYDGWRQLGLTGWGWDDVLPYFLKHEDHVDPPNGMHRSGGEWRVEHPRVHWEILDRIRDAAEQAGIAKVDDFNSGDNEGCAYFHVNQKTGRRWSAARGFLKPVLKRQNLRLETGVTVDRVLFGGRTAVGVTFVKDGRRLVARADGEVILSAGAVASPVILESSGIGDGDRLKAQGIAPVHHLPGVGENLQDHLQIRPIYKVRGIETLNDIYANPVRRGLMALDYALRRKGPLTMAPSQMGAFTRSSPDYATANIEFHFQPLSLDAWGEGLHPFPAFTASVCNLRPSSRGSVHLKRGGEGAAPDIRPNYLSTDEDRRVAVDGLRMARRIVAQPALRPYSPEEYKPGAHVEADEDLVTAAGDLGTTIFHPVGTAKMGVDTDPMAVLDERLRVRGVAGLRVIDASAMPRITSGNTNSPTMMIAEKGAEMIARDSKG
- a CDS encoding NAD(P)H-dependent flavin oxidoreductase gives rise to the protein MPLPKSFEGRLAVPAIAAPMFLVSGPDLVVETCRAGIVGTFPALNQRTSEGYADWLRVIEERLATADCGDRPGPAPYGVNLIVHRSNTRVEADLKITVEHKVPLVITSLGAVRDVVDAVHAYGGLVFHDVINLRHAEKAAEAGVDGIIAVCAGAGGHAGTMSPFALVPEIKRMFDGTVILSGALSTGAHVAAARMIGADMGYFGTRFIATKESMAPEVYQQMLLDARAADIVYTPSISGVNANFLRPSIEAAGLDPDNLPPPGEIEVGQHEFRAWKNIWSAGQGVGLIHDIPSAADLCAQLASDYREAMGRTG
- a CDS encoding DUF2189 domain-containing protein; this translates as MAAEPAEAGDVATARKAVPTINTITLADVGASLGDGLRDLQRAPACGIAIGAFYAVGGMVIYLLTSWAGLFYLTYPMAAGFALLGPFAAIALYEVSRRLETGEPRSLGRVFGVVTGAGGRSLGWMPMLNLFVFFIWIDVAAAIYLGFFGLRRFDLVSLVTEALTTPHGLLFLVIGNAIGAVFAVLVFTTTVVGYPLLLDRDTDFVTAIVTSWKAVRANPLPMLSYGMIVGVLTFLAILPALLGLIIVLPVLGHATWHLYRRVVSWPEP
- a CDS encoding L,D-transpeptidase; this translates as MLTRRSLLRAGGVMAATGLSGGLAGCMTPTADSAASLSPIAPTMPLYYAAVNDEQFPIEAVPANVVPKRYWRQRVPDPTGEAPGTIVVDPDAFYLHFVEPSGTAMRYGIGVGKAGFEWAGEAKVQYKRRWPKWTPPAEMIAREPELEQYSAANGSYPPGPTNPLGARALYLFQNGEDTLYRIHGSPEAWTIGKAVSSGCIRLLNQDIIDLHDRVPNGARVVVRTSQTPGALA